A section of the Candidatus Methylomirabilis sp. genome encodes:
- a CDS encoding PIG-L family deacetylase, with the protein MPTALDFLSIGAHPDDAEIGTGAFLLKMKKRGHRTGILCLTEGDMGSGTPDQRRKEAAEAAAGLKVDAFEILNLGDTRLEDSFDNRVAVASLIRKYRPAVVLAPYYGLEPGRGRGHADHITGGHLASHAANFAHLEKFPAQGKPHVVKKVFYYFLAPYFRPTFIVPVDEEFPEAIEAMRAHASQFNRTDRPPFFPSRLEATAGYYGALIGAKYGQAFYVQDALRLEDPLPLFA; encoded by the coding sequence ATGCCGACAGCGCTGGACTTCCTGAGCATTGGGGCCCATCCCGACGACGCCGAGATCGGGACCGGGGCATTCCTCCTGAAGATGAAGAAGCGGGGCCATCGGACCGGAATCCTCTGCCTGACGGAGGGGGACATGGGGAGCGGGACCCCCGACCAGCGGCGGAAGGAGGCGGCGGAGGCCGCGGCCGGCCTCAAGGTGGACGCCTTCGAGATCCTGAACCTGGGGGACACGCGCCTCGAGGACTCCTTCGACAATCGCGTGGCCGTGGCCTCCCTGATCCGGAAGTACCGGCCGGCGGTGGTCCTCGCCCCCTACTACGGCCTGGAGCCGGGCCGGGGCCGCGGCCACGCCGACCACATCACGGGCGGTCACCTGGCGAGCCACGCCGCGAACTTCGCCCACCTGGAGAAGTTCCCGGCCCAGGGGAAGCCCCACGTCGTCAAGAAGGTCTTCTACTACTTCCTGGCCCCCTACTTCCGCCCCACCTTCATCGTCCCGGTGGACGAGGAGTTCCCCGAGGCGATCGAGGCGATGCGCGCGCACGCCTCCCAATTCAACCGGACCGACCGCCCTCCCTTCTTCCCGAGTCGCCTCGAGGCTACCGCCGGGTACTACGGGGCGCTCATCGGCGCGAAGTATGGCCAGGCCTTCTACGTCCAGGACGCGCTGCGCCTGGAGGACCCGCTCCCCCTCTTCGCGTGA
- a CDS encoding metallophosphoesterase family protein, with protein sequence MGASPASSGGRGGRHLVGLIADTHGRLDPAVFRLFAGVGLILHAGDIGDEGVLAALALVAPVRAVMGNADRGVLDERHPWHRVERVGTARLLLLHQIGRPEAPDPAVRDLLRRVRPHAVCFGHTHRPYRAVHDGILFLNPGGAGPRRFGLPRSVARLTVTGEKLATEIFPLPEVGG encoded by the coding sequence ATCGGGGCTTCACCTGCTAGCTCCGGAGGACGGGGCGGGCGGCACCTGGTCGGCCTCATCGCGGATACCCACGGCCGGTTGGACCCGGCTGTCTTCCGCCTCTTCGCCGGCGTCGGCCTGATCCTGCATGCGGGGGACATCGGGGACGAGGGGGTGCTGGCGGCGCTGGCGCTTGTGGCGCCGGTCCGGGCGGTCATGGGGAACGCCGACCGGGGAGTCCTGGACGAAAGGCATCCCTGGCACCGGGTGGAGCGGGTGGGGACGGCCCGCCTCTTGTTGCTCCACCAGATCGGCCGGCCGGAGGCCCCGGACCCGGCCGTCCGCGACCTGCTGAGGCGGGTCCGCCCCCACGCGGTCTGCTTCGGCCACACGCATCGTCCCTACCGGGCGGTGCACGACGGGATCCTGTTCCTGAACCCCGGGGGGGCCGGGCCCCGGCGCTTCGGCCTGCCCCGCTCCGTGGCCCGTCTCACCGTCACCGGGGAGAAGCTGGCCACCGAGATTTTCCCCCTGCCCGAGGTGGGGGGCTGA
- a CDS encoding S1C family serine protease codes for MDAPPDLIQDVLPGTVAVAVRIREGHRSIPILGEERMGSGAVVDGRGYILTVNYLVLGAEEITVGLTDGRTVEAGVAAQDYDSGLALLRVEEAGLLALRMGSSLDLTLGDPVFAVGSTGQAERRGSGGLVTYLGEFDAEWEYMLDRAIVSTAENPGYGGGPLFDSRGLMVGSVSLTLEGVGQASLAIPVEAYRLHRLELLEHGGIVSRPHRAWLGCYVRGDEGEVLISGLVPGGPAEVGGLKPGDRIREVGFCSVSGRRDLYEELWKYRAGEQVTLTIRREEERLKVSLRSGEREVFFR; via the coding sequence ATGGACGCCCCCCCGGACCTCATCCAGGACGTCCTCCCCGGGACGGTCGCCGTGGCCGTCCGGATCCGGGAAGGACACCGCTCGATCCCCATCCTGGGGGAGGAGCGGATGGGAAGCGGGGCCGTGGTGGATGGCCGCGGCTATATCCTCACCGTCAATTACCTGGTGTTGGGCGCGGAGGAGATCACCGTGGGCCTCACGGACGGTCGGACGGTCGAGGCGGGCGTGGCTGCCCAGGACTACGACAGCGGTCTGGCCCTCCTGCGGGTGGAGGAGGCGGGCCTCCTGGCCCTTCGGATGGGCTCGTCCCTGGATCTCACGCTCGGGGACCCGGTCTTTGCGGTGGGGAGCACCGGCCAGGCTGAGCGGCGGGGGAGCGGGGGGTTGGTCACCTACCTGGGGGAGTTCGACGCGGAGTGGGAGTACATGCTGGATCGCGCCATCGTCTCCACCGCGGAGAACCCCGGGTACGGCGGCGGGCCCCTCTTCGACAGCCGGGGCCTGATGGTGGGAAGCGTCTCGCTGACCCTGGAGGGGGTCGGCCAGGCCAGCCTGGCCATCCCCGTGGAGGCCTACCGGCTGCACCGGCTCGAGCTGCTGGAGCACGGGGGGATCGTCAGCCGGCCGCACCGCGCCTGGCTGGGATGCTACGTGCGGGGCGACGAGGGGGAGGTGCTCATCTCCGGCCTGGTCCCCGGCGGACCCGCGGAGGTCGGCGGCCTGAAACCGGGGGACCGGATCCGGGAGGTCGGGTTCTGCAGTGTGAGCGGCCGCCGCGACCTCTACGAGGAGCTGTGGAAGTACCGCGCGGGGGAGCAGGTGACCCTCACGATCCGTCGCGAAGAGGAGCGCCTGAAGGTAAGCCTCCGGAGCGGGGAGCGGGAGGTGTTTTTCCGGTGA
- a CDS encoding Xaa-Pro peptidase family protein, translated as MSAEALGIPPEEFAARQEEARRACAARGLAALLVVGRAFYDRPGSLAYLTNHFPPFPTAVVSGAMRGLGHAALLLPQQGAPILVADGPAVRRDLVAVEAVEVSSDLPRALAGVVQGRGLATARIGLAGADILPLTLFREMAAALPAVTWEPAEEIVNGMRQVKSPAEQDLLRQAAAVAAAGLAAAVSAVKPGVSEREVCAAGVGAALLAGADFVRYLRVHSGPWATWTSRWPQATDRVIGQGEMVTLDLIGARQGYQFDVLRTTVAGEVSPEQRRLLEAGLEATTAAVEAARPGVPAEHLVAVAHDRIAAAGFGGYARPFAGHAIGLETVEEPYLLPGVATPLRPGMALCVEPGIYVPELGGVCVEQEILVTEGRPEVITHAPTRLW; from the coding sequence ATGAGCGCCGAGGCGCTGGGGATCCCCCCGGAGGAGTTCGCGGCCCGGCAGGAGGAGGCGCGGCGGGCCTGCGCGGCCCGCGGCCTCGCCGCCCTGCTCGTGGTCGGCCGAGCCTTCTATGACCGGCCGGGGAGTCTGGCCTACCTCACGAATCACTTTCCCCCGTTCCCGACGGCCGTGGTGAGCGGGGCGATGCGGGGGCTGGGGCACGCCGCATTGCTCCTCCCGCAGCAGGGAGCCCCCATCCTGGTGGCGGACGGGCCCGCGGTCCGGCGGGACCTCGTGGCGGTGGAGGCGGTGGAGGTGAGCAGCGACCTTCCCCGGGCCCTCGCCGGTGTCGTGCAGGGGCGGGGGTTGGCGACGGCCCGGATCGGGCTGGCCGGCGCGGACATCCTCCCGCTGACCCTGTTCCGCGAGATGGCGGCCGCCCTCCCCGCCGTCACCTGGGAGCCGGCGGAAGAGATCGTGAACGGGATGCGCCAGGTGAAGAGTCCGGCCGAGCAGGATCTGCTGCGGCAGGCGGCGGCCGTGGCCGCCGCGGGACTCGCGGCGGCGGTCAGCGCCGTGAAGCCCGGCGTGTCGGAGCGGGAGGTCTGCGCGGCGGGGGTCGGCGCGGCACTGCTGGCCGGCGCAGACTTCGTCCGGTACCTCCGGGTCCACTCGGGCCCGTGGGCCACCTGGACCTCGCGGTGGCCCCAGGCAACGGATCGGGTGATCGGCCAGGGGGAGATGGTGACGCTGGATCTGATCGGCGCCCGCCAGGGGTACCAGTTCGATGTCCTCCGGACGACGGTGGCGGGGGAAGTCTCCCCGGAGCAACGCCGCCTGTTGGAGGCGGGCCTGGAGGCGACCACGGCGGCGGTGGAGGCTGCCCGGCCCGGCGTCCCCGCCGAGCATCTCGTGGCCGTTGCCCACGACCGGATTGCGGCGGCGGGGTTCGGGGGGTACGCCCGTCCCTTCGCCGGCCACGCGATCGGCCTCGAGACCGTCGAGGAGCCCTATCTCCTCCCGGGCGTCGCGACGCCGCTTCGACCCGGCATGGCTCTCTGCGTCGAGCCGGGAATCTACGTCCCCGAACTGGGGGGCGTCTGCGTGGAGCAGGAGATTCTGGTGACGGAGGGGAGACCCGAGGTCATCACCCATGCCCCCACCCGTCTCTGGTAG
- a CDS encoding CoA pyrophosphatase produces the protein MLELAALRRVLANRRNPPAEGTGLRRAAVLVPLTGGAAGPRVLLVRRSATLHLHGGQIAFPGGTWEPTDADLLATALREAEEEISLRRADVEVLGALSDAVTATSRFCIRPFVAWVRPGTELAPHPAEVEAILPVSLALLREPANFREEQWERDGRTFPVYFYRAGTEVIWGATARILRELLDLLFAPGPAGGREGQ, from the coding sequence ATGCTGGAGCTGGCGGCGCTGCGGAGGGTCCTGGCCAACCGGCGGAACCCTCCCGCTGAGGGGACCGGGCTGCGCCGGGCCGCCGTCCTGGTCCCGCTGACCGGCGGCGCCGCGGGGCCGCGCGTGCTCCTCGTTCGCCGGAGCGCGACCCTGCACCTGCACGGCGGACAGATCGCGTTCCCCGGCGGCACGTGGGAGCCGACCGACGCCGACCTGTTGGCCACGGCCCTCCGGGAGGCGGAGGAGGAGATCAGCCTCCGGCGGGCGGACGTGGAGGTCCTGGGGGCCCTGAGCGACGCCGTCACGGCGACCTCCCGCTTCTGCATCCGCCCGTTCGTCGCGTGGGTCCGCCCCGGCACGGAGCTCGCCCCCCATCCGGCCGAGGTGGAGGCCATCCTCCCCGTGTCGCTGGCCCTGCTTCGGGAGCCGGCGAACTTCCGGGAGGAGCAGTGGGAGCGGGACGGGCGGACGTTTCCCGTGTACTTCTACCGGGCCGGCACCGAGGTCATCTGGGGGGCGACGGCGCGGATCCTCCGGGAGCTCCTGGATCTCCTCTTCGCCCCCGGACCGGCCGGGGGGAGGGAGGGGCAATGA
- a CDS encoding NUDIX hydrolase, with protein sequence MRGARAPVRRHVSAGGVIFRVQEGLPEVALIGTRQGSVWGLPKGTVEPGEDVELTARREVREETGLDGALVAPLGSVQYWFYEKEARARVHKTVHFYLLEYAGGRPGDHDQEVEEVRWVLLPEAYERLSHDNERQILRRAWGLLQERIPGTPAPPAEGEDAGAGGAAEGPGQPAEPSR encoded by the coding sequence ATGAGAGGGGCGCGCGCCCCGGTGCGCCGGCATGTCTCGGCGGGGGGCGTGATCTTCCGGGTCCAGGAGGGGCTGCCGGAGGTGGCGCTCATCGGGACCCGGCAGGGGAGCGTCTGGGGGCTCCCCAAGGGGACGGTGGAGCCGGGGGAGGATGTGGAGCTGACCGCCCGCCGGGAGGTCCGGGAGGAGACCGGCCTGGACGGGGCGCTCGTCGCCCCGCTGGGCAGCGTCCAGTACTGGTTCTACGAGAAGGAGGCCCGGGCCCGCGTCCACAAGACCGTGCACTTCTACCTGCTGGAGTACGCCGGGGGCCGGCCCGGCGACCATGATCAGGAGGTGGAGGAGGTTCGCTGGGTCCTCCTCCCCGAGGCGTACGAGCGCCTCAGCCACGACAACGAGCGGCAGATCCTCCGGCGGGCTTGGGGCCTCCTCCAGGAGCGGATCCCCGGCACCCCGGCGCCGCCGGCCGAGGGAGAGGATGCTGGAGCTGGCGGCGCTGCGGAGGGTCCTGGCCAACCGGCGGAACCCTCCCGCTGA
- a CDS encoding ABC transporter permease: MPSHIIKAGAFFVRNLRMTRRNAFTLFEVLFWPAVGLASLGLLTRFLALDPDTTAFVLTGTIALSVVQVCQLDVAYGLLFDMWSKSVKHQFLAPIGVGHLVAGSWAVGAVRGVLAFLVMASFSTWAFGFDFLKAGPLPLVLFLLGCLLSAGAVGVLVCILVLCFGYRAEVAAWSLVSMLMVLCGVYYPVGVLPAPLAAVGRALPLTGILEGFRAGYGFAPTVSAPWAAGFAWGVAYLAAGGLGLHWASRSARRSGMLLRLSE, encoded by the coding sequence ATGCCAAGCCACATCATTAAGGCGGGGGCATTCTTCGTCCGGAACCTCCGGATGACCCGCCGCAATGCCTTCACCCTCTTCGAGGTCCTCTTCTGGCCTGCGGTGGGGCTGGCCTCGCTCGGCCTCTTGACCCGCTTCCTGGCCCTGGACCCCGATACCACCGCCTTCGTCCTCACCGGGACCATCGCCCTCAGCGTGGTCCAGGTCTGTCAGCTGGACGTGGCCTACGGCCTGCTCTTCGACATGTGGAGCAAGAGCGTGAAGCACCAGTTCCTGGCCCCGATCGGGGTAGGGCATCTGGTGGCCGGCTCCTGGGCCGTGGGCGCCGTCCGGGGGGTGCTGGCCTTCTTGGTGATGGCGAGCTTCAGCACCTGGGCCTTCGGTTTCGATTTCTTGAAGGCCGGCCCCCTCCCGCTGGTCCTCTTCCTCCTCGGCTGCCTCCTCAGCGCGGGTGCCGTGGGGGTCCTGGTCTGCATCCTGGTCCTCTGCTTCGGCTACCGGGCGGAGGTGGCGGCCTGGTCGCTTGTCAGCATGCTGATGGTCCTGTGCGGGGTCTACTACCCGGTGGGCGTGCTCCCGGCTCCGCTGGCGGCGGTCGGTCGCGCCCTCCCCCTGACCGGCATCCTGGAGGGGTTCCGGGCAGGCTATGGCTTCGCGCCGACTGTCTCGGCTCCCTGGGCGGCGGGGTTCGCCTGGGGGGTGGCCTACCTGGCGGCGGGGGGTCTCGGGCTCCACTGGGCTTCGCGCTCCGCGCGACGGAGCGGCATGCTCCTCCGCCTCTCGGAGTGA
- a CDS encoding ABC transporter ATP-binding protein produces the protein MWAVEAEGLRKTFVTGWLRPRRREALTGVSLRVAPGTIYGIVGPNGAGKTTLLSILATILTPDAGRAALLGHDLMREPGAIRRRLNLVSGHANFVWSLRVAEILDFYARLYGLPARARRLRVEELLDWCELTPYRAVPYNELSTGLKQRLALAKGLVNRPEVLLLDEPTVGLDPDMALKVRAQIAALRASEGVTILLCTHYMREAEQLCDRVAFLKRGMILAEGPPAELKRGLGLGDAVHLRTTGPLPDLAGLPGLLRWVVQDGQLTCTVDEAAARLPSLLGLLQAGGVRVEQLRVVEPDLEDVFVEYAKPHH, from the coding sequence ATGTGGGCGGTGGAGGCAGAGGGGCTGCGGAAGACCTTCGTGACCGGGTGGCTCCGGCCGCGCCGCCGTGAGGCGCTCACCGGGGTCTCCCTCCGGGTCGCCCCCGGGACCATCTACGGCATCGTGGGGCCGAACGGCGCCGGCAAGACGACCCTCCTCTCCATCCTGGCGACCATCCTCACCCCCGACGCCGGTCGGGCCGCCCTCCTCGGGCACGACCTCATGCGGGAGCCGGGGGCAATCCGGCGGCGCCTCAACCTCGTCAGCGGGCACGCGAACTTCGTCTGGAGCCTGCGGGTCGCGGAGATTCTCGACTTCTACGCCCGCCTCTACGGGCTGCCGGCCCGGGCGCGGCGGCTGCGCGTCGAGGAGCTGCTCGACTGGTGCGAGCTCACACCGTATCGGGCCGTGCCCTACAATGAGCTCTCCACGGGCCTGAAGCAGCGGCTGGCGCTCGCCAAGGGCCTCGTCAACCGCCCCGAGGTCCTCCTGTTGGACGAGCCGACCGTCGGTCTCGACCCGGACATGGCCCTGAAGGTTCGGGCACAGATCGCCGCGCTGCGGGCATCCGAGGGGGTCACCATCCTCCTCTGCACCCATTACATGCGGGAGGCGGAGCAGCTGTGCGACCGGGTGGCGTTCCTCAAGCGGGGCATGATCCTGGCCGAGGGACCTCCGGCCGAGCTCAAGCGGGGCCTCGGGCTGGGGGACGCCGTCCATCTCCGGACCACGGGGCCGCTGCCCGACCTGGCCGGCCTCCCGGGCTTGCTCCGGTGGGTGGTTCAGGACGGCCAGCTCACCTGCACCGTGGACGAAGCCGCCGCCCGCCTCCCGAGCCTCCTCGGCCTGCTCCAAGCGGGTGGCGTGCGGGTCGAGCAGCTCCGCGTCGTCGAGCCCGACCTGGAGGACGTCTTTGTCGAGTATGCCAAGCCACATCATTAA
- a CDS encoding fumarylacetoacetate hydrolase family protein produces the protein MKFVRFRAGGTPRYGILEDGRVTEIRGSIYGRYRRTRTSYPLARVRLLPPCEPTKIVAVGLNYRDHAAEFGHPIPDEPILFLKPLTALIGPGDRIVYPAVAQRVDYEAELAIVMKRKGRNIPRGQALRYVLGYTCHNDVTARDLQKKDGQWTRAKSFDTFAPLGPCVATGLDPHRLHIEARVGGEVRQSSNTDQLIFDVPTLVAFVSQVMTLSPGDVIVTGTPPGVGPLKRGDVVEVEIEGIGVLRNRVI, from the coding sequence ATGAAGTTCGTCCGGTTCCGGGCAGGGGGGACGCCCCGCTATGGCATCCTGGAGGATGGGCGGGTCACAGAGATCCGGGGGAGCATCTACGGCCGGTACCGGCGCACTCGGACGAGTTATCCACTCGCCCGGGTCCGCCTCCTCCCCCCCTGCGAGCCGACGAAGATCGTCGCCGTGGGGCTCAATTACCGGGACCACGCCGCCGAGTTCGGCCACCCCATCCCGGACGAGCCGATCCTCTTCCTCAAACCGCTCACGGCCCTCATCGGTCCCGGAGACAGGATCGTCTATCCGGCCGTCGCGCAGCGGGTGGACTACGAGGCCGAGCTGGCCATCGTGATGAAGCGCAAGGGCCGGAACATCCCCCGCGGCCAGGCCCTCCGCTACGTCCTGGGCTATACCTGCCACAACGACGTCACTGCCCGGGACCTCCAGAAGAAGGACGGCCAGTGGACGCGCGCCAAGTCCTTCGACACCTTCGCGCCCCTGGGGCCCTGCGTCGCCACGGGCCTCGATCCGCACCGGCTGCACATCGAGGCGCGGGTGGGCGGCGAGGTCCGGCAGTCCTCCAACACCGATCAGCTCATCTTCGACGTGCCGACGCTGGTGGCCTTTGTCTCCCAGGTCATGACGCTCTCCCCCGGGGACGTCATCGTGACCGGGACCCCCCCCGGCGTGGGGCCGCTCAAGCGCGGCGATGTGGTGGAGGTGGAGATCGAGGGGATCGGCGTTCTGCGCAACCGGGTGATCTAG